One Gammaproteobacteria bacterium genomic window, GATGGAGGTCGTCGGCGGGCCGAACGGCACCATAGGTGCCATCGACTGGGGGTTGGCGCGAATGACCGTCTTTGAAACGACAGGCACGCGGGTCTCCGAAGTGAATCTGCCCTTCTTCGGGCCCTACCGGGCAACAGCGTCCTTCGATTCCGTCTTGTTCGGTTATGGAATGGCGAGTCGCTCCGGCGACCTCGCGACGGGGCTCCAGACGCTACACACGGGATTGGACCTTGCGTCCGGCGACATTCTTTGGGAGAGAGGCTATCCCGTCGATCTCTTGGAAACCGGATGCAACTGGGGGCCGTCGAGCGAGCTCAGCCTGGGTGTGCCCACGCCAACGGGTGGAATCGTCTTCCCCGCGTGCGGCGGATTGATGATCCTTCTGGAGGACCGCGACGGCGATGCCGCCTCGCTGGTGGAGGCTCCCCTGTACGTCGAGGAGTTTCGAACCGAGGCGGAGGTGGACGCATTCGCGGCGCAGCAGCGGACGAGCATGTTCGGTTCCGAGGCCGCCGTTGAGAGATACCGGACGACGCCCCTCCGCTATAACGTCGGACGCCCGATCTTCGACGACCGCGACCGACTCTGGGTCCTCACGCGTCGATTTCACGAGGGGTTCTCGCATCTGGACATCTACGCGGGTACCCGGCTCATCGGCGTGGTGCAAGTGCGGGATCGAGCGGTCGGTTTCGATCTGCGGGGTTCGACGCTTGTCATCCTGACAGACAGGCCCGTCGACCCCGAAGATCCCGACGGCTACCCTGACCGGGCCATCGACTGGTACGACATCGGCAAACTGGAGATCGGCCGGTAGGGGAGCCAACCCACCGCCCACGCTGCAATCCGGCCCGGCCCCACCCCGTCACGGGATCCTCTCCGGCGTACCGCCGTACTCTCTAGAGAGACTGCCTCCTCTCCCCGCCAGCTGCCGGAAGCACCCCGCATTGAACACCGAATCCCTCACGGTCGCCCTCATCACCGACGTCTTTCCGACCCGGGCAGACGAAGAGCGGCTGCTCGATCATCTGCGGGAGGCGAAAGCGCGCGGCGCGAAGCTGGCGGTGCTGCCGGAGCTGCCGCTGAATCGCTGGGCGCCCCTGAGCCAGATTCCGTCTGAAGCCGACGCCGAGCCTCCGTACGGGCCCCGGGAGAGCGCGATGGCCGTGGCCGCGCGGGCGACCGGGCTGGCGGTGCTGGGCGGTGCGATCGTGCACAACCCGGCCACCGACCGCCGACACAACACTGCGGTGCTCTTCGGCGCCGACGGCGAAGAGCTGCTGCGTTACCGCAAGATCCACTTGCCCGACGAAGAGGGGTACTGGGAGGCGCATCACTACGATCCCGGCGGGGAGTTGCAGGCGCCGGCCGACGTGGGCGGATTCGGCATCGGGGTGCAGGTGTGCTCGGACGCCAACCGTCCTCAGGGGTGCAACGCGCTCGCCGCCATGGGCGCGGACGCCATCCTCCTGCCACGAGCCACGCCGGCGGAAACCTACCCGCGCTGGCGGCTGGTGCTGCGTGCCAACGCGGTCACCAGCTGCGCCTACGTGATTTCGGTGAACCGGCCCGGCACCCGGTCGCAGGGAGTCATCGGAGGGCCGTCGATGGTCGCGGGCCCGTCAGGCGAAGTGCTGCTCGAGACGCGTGATCCGGTAGCGACGATCACGCTGGAGAAGTCGGTCCTCGCGCGAGCCCGCAAGGAGTATCCCGGCTACCTGGATGTGCGCGCGGACGTCTACGCGCGCGCTTGGCAAGTTGCCCGGAAAGGCAGGGACTGAGGTCCCGTCCTACCCGAACCGCACCCCCTGCGCGAGCGGCAGCTCGGGGCTCCAGTTGACCGTGTTGGTCTGGCGCCGCATGTAGGCCTTCCACGAATCGGAGCCTGACTCGCGGCCGCCTCCGGTCTCCTTCTCGCCCCCGAACGCGCCCCCGATCTCCGCGCCGCTGGTGCCGATGTTGACGTTGGCGATGCCGCAGTCGCTGCCGCGGTGGGAGAGGAAGAGCTCCGCCTCGCGCATGTGTTCGGTGAAGATCGCGGACGAGAGGCCCTGAGGCACGTCGTTGTGCTGGGCGATGGCCTCAGCCACCTCCTCCACTGCCTGCGCCGGAGACGCATCCGCGCTCCCGTACCCCAGGATGTAGAGGATGGGCGCGAAGGTCTCCTCCTGCACGATGTCGAACTCGTTGCGCGCGCGGGCGATGCAGGGCGTGACGTAGTGGCCGCCGGGGCAGTCCGGGCCGTCCAGGCGCTCGCCTCCGCAGAGGATCTCGCCCCCCTCCTCAGTGACCCGGCGCGCCGCGCTCTCCAGGTCGACGACCGCTTGGTGATTCACCACGGGACCCATCAGCGTCGACGCGGCGCGCGGGTCGCCGATGCGCACGTCGCCGTAGGCAGACACCAGCCGCCGCTCCAGCTCCTCGCGGATGGACTCGTGCGCGATGATGCGGCGCGTGCTGGTGCAGCGCTGCCCGGCCGTGCCCACCGATCCGAACAGGATCGCGGGCAGCACCAGATCCATGTTGGCGTGCGGGGTGACGATGATGGCGTTGTTGCCGCCCAGCTCGAGGATGGTGCGGCCCAGCCGCTTGCCCACCACCTGAGCCACCCGGTAGCCCATCCGGCAGCTGCCGGTGGCGGATACCAGCGGGATGCGCCGGTCGTGCAGGAGCCGGTCGCCCACCGTGGATCCCCGCCCCACCACCAGCGAGAAGATCGCCGGATCGTAGCCGTTCTCGCGCGCAACCTCCCCCGCGATACGGGTGCATGCGATCGCCGTGAGCGGGGTCTGGCTGGAAGGCTTCCACAGGGTGGCGTCCCCGCACACCGCCGCGATGGCGGCGTTCCAGCTCCACACCGCGACCGGGAAGTTGAACGCCGAGATCACCCCGACCACGCCCAGCGGGTGCCACTGCTCGAACATGCGGTGGTCCGGGCGCTCGGAGTGCATGGAGAGCCCGTAGAGCTGGCGCGAGAGACCGGTCGCGAAGTCGCAGATGTCGATCATCTCCTGCACTTCGCCCTCGCCCTCGGTGAGGATCTTCCCCATCTCGAGCGTGACCAGCGCGCCCAGCTCCGACTTGTGCCGGCGCAGCCGGTCGCCGATCTGGCGCACCACCTCGCCGCGCTTGGGAGCGGGCACCGTCCGCCACTGCAGGAACGCCTCGTGCGCCCGCTCGACGATGCGGTCGTACTCACCCTCGGTGACTTGGCGCACGGTCGCAATACGCGTGCCGTCGACGGGGGTATGGACCTCGAGTTCGGGCCCGGAGCCCATCCACTCGCCCGCGAAACCGCCCGGATTCACATCTTCGAGTCCCAGCGCCGCCAGCAAACGTGCGCTGCGGGAGGAGGTGGCAGCCGAAGGCGCCGGAGTGGTCATGGTCGAAGGGTTCATTCTACCGTCCCTGCGTCAGCTCGCGGATCTGCCGCACCGCCGCCTCCACCTTGAGCTGGACGCCCATCCTGCCGTATTCGACGGAAGCCTTGGTGGGGTCGCCGGAGACGCCGCTGCCCTCGAACCCGCCTCCGGGGGCGAGTTCGCCCTGGCGGATGTGCTCGGGCGCGATGTAGAGAAGCTGGGACGTGTCGCTGATGCCGGCGTGCCCGCCGATGGTCGCCGCGTCGTAGCCGTGCTCCTCCATGAGCCAGTCGCGGAACCCGTTGCCGGAGTAGTAGTCGCCCACGAAGTGGACCCGGCCCTGCCTCCCCGCGGCCGCCCATTCCTCGTTCAGCATCTCCGACACGGTGCGCATGCCGTTCTGGTTTCCGCCGCTGTCGCCGATGAAGACGATGTCGGTGAAGCCGTGCACCTCGAGGCTGCGGGCCGCGTATTCGAGCAGCTTCATAAAGTGCTCGTTGGGAAGCGTGATCGCCCCCGCGTAGCGCATGTGTCCGGTGGGTCCGTCGGGCCCGTCGATGGCGCCTTCGGGAACATAGGCGATGACCGGCGCCACCAGCGCGTTGCCCAGTTCGCGCGCGATCATGTCGGACGCGTGGTTGATGATGAACTTGTGTTTGCCGAGCACCATGTGGGGTCCGTTCTGCTCGGTCCCCGCGGTGGGCACGATGATGGTGGTGACCCCCTCGCCGATGGCGGCCCGGACTTCGGTCCAGGTGAGTTCGTCGAGGAAGACGGTGTTGGGCCGCTGTGCGGCGGCGGCGCTCGCGGTCACGAACACGGCGAGGGCAGCGGAAGTCAGCGTGCGGATCATGGGGTCCTCCGGAATGCGCGTAGGTGATGTCGTCACGGCACTAGAATGGTGCATCCCTGCGTCTGCCGCGACTCCAGCGCGCGATGAGCCTCGGCGGCTGCGGAAAGCGGGAAGCGCTGGCCTATGGTGAGCCCGATGCGGCCCGCCTGAATGTGCCCCAGCAGTTCGCCTGAAGCTTCTTCCAGGTCCTCGCGCCGCTCGATGTAGGGCTTGAGCGAGGGACGGGCCACGGTGATCCCCCTGGCGCTCAGGCGCAGCAGGTTCAGGGGAGAGACCGGGCCGGAGGCGTTGCCGAAGGTGATCATCATGCCGAAGAGGGCAAGGCACTCCATGGAGCCGTCGAAAGTGGCCTTGCCGACCCCGTCGAAGACTACCGGGACACCCTCGCCGCCGGTAATCTCGCGCACCCGCTCGACGAAGTCTTCCTCCTTGTAGAGGATGACGTGATCGCATCCGTGGTCGCGGGCGAGGCGGCCCTTTTCCGCACTGCCCGCGGTGCCGATGACGGTGGCGCCCAGCGCCTTGCACCACTGGCAGAGGATGGTGCCCACACCGCCCCCGACCGCATGGATCAGCACGGTCTCGCCCGCGCGCACCCGGTAGGTGCGGCGGCAGAGATACCACGACGTCATGCCCTTGAGCATGGCCGCGGCGGCGGCCTCGTACCCCACGCCGTCAGGGATGGCAACCAGTTGGGCGGCGGGCATCACCCGCCGCTCGCAGTAGCCGCCCAGCACGCTCCCGTAGGCGACCCGGTCGCCGGGCTGGAAGGTCGGCCCGTCCGTCGCCGGCGGACCCGCCGTCTCCACCACCCCGGCCGCCTCCATCCCGAGCACGGCCGGCAGCGACGGCACCGGGTAGAGTCCGCTCCTGTGGTAGGTGTCGATGAAGTTCAGCCCGACCGCCTCGTGGCGGACGAGCACCTCGCCCGGGCCGGGTTCCGGCAGGGGCACTTGTTCCCACCGCATCATCTCCGGGCCCCCGAGCTCGTGGATGCGGATGGCCATGGTGGTGGTCATATCGGTCTTGTGGAAGGTTGGAATGGATGTCTCACGGCGATTCCGCGATCCTTGCCAGCCCGGCCCGCGCCGCACGCACAAGGGCTTTCAGCGTATCCCGCGGCGACTCGCCCATCTCCAGCTCCAGAACGCGCTCATAGAGCCGGGTGGCGAGTTCGATGTCGCCTCGCCCCTCGGCCAGCCCCGCCCTGCGCACCATCTCCGAGGGCGGATCCTCCGGCCGCTCGGCGTTGGGGTCGCGCACCAGGTTCGTCACCAGCGGCAGCGAGAGCACGATCAGCCCGATGGCGAGCAGCACGCGACCGAGTTTGCGGTTGCGCTGGCGAACGTCGGCCCGTCGCTGCTGCTGGGACCGGGGAGGCTGGGCGGGCATCGATGTGGTAGCTGCGGTCGAGGAAGAGCGGAGGGAAACGGCTCCAATCGCATGCAGCGAGTGCCGTCAGCGGGTCTCCGCGGGGGGATCGTTTGCGCGCAAACGTTGGCGCTTGCCGCCCCTGGGATCAAGAGCGGGCGTCAGGAGACCGGCTGCCGCCTCAGGGCCAGAGGTTGATGGGAATCAGCGCCATGGGTCTCTCGGCCATGCGCTGCATGAAGTTGTAGGTGTAGGCGCGGACCTCGGCACCCGACGAGTAGACCTCCAACGTGTAGATCTGAGCCGTCGGATAGGTGTCGAGCTCGTCGAGCCCTCCAAAGGCGGGGATCTCGTCGATGAACACCCTCGGGCTGATCACCCTGCCACGCCGGATGATGCACCGGCTCGAAATGTTGGGGGACATCTGCGCCCCGACTCCAAAGACGCCCGCGCCCGCCGGACACGGGACGGGATAGTAGCGGGTCTCGCGCTCCAGGAACTCGAGGGCGGTGGACGACGCGCTGCGCAGCAATCGCTCCTGGTCGAAAGCGCGGGTCTGATACGCCGCGGACCGCCGCCGCGAGCGAAGGCGCCGCTCCATGGTGGTGATATTCTCCACCACCGCCGTGACGCCGTCGAGCAGGACGGGCTGGGGTATCAACTCGATCTCGATGAAGGCACCTGCCTCGGGCACCTCGATCCTCGCCCCCGCCTCCTCGTACCCGAACTGGATCGCGGCGACGACCTGGAAGCCCACGCCGACATCCTCGAAACGGAAGGTGCCGAGCGAGTCGGCGAGCACGCCGTAGCTCTCGTGCTCCAGGTAGACCGCGGCTCCCGGCACGGCGGTGCCCGTAAGCGCATCGTAGACCACGCCGTGCAGCGGCGCGCGCACGGGCACGGACTCCGGCTCCTGCGCATCGATTGCGGCGGGCAGGAAGAGGCAGGCCATCGCCAGGAGGAGGCAATGGGTCGGTCTGGTCGCGACGCCTGCGCACGTTCGGTGCCGTCGTCCCTCCGGTATGCTTCGGTGCATCTCGTCCAGCCCTCCCGTCACGGCCACGGGCCGAGGGCGATCAGCGCCTCGGGATTTGCAGCCATGCGCTGCATGAAGTTGTAGGTATAGGCCCGGATCTCGGCGCCCTGGGAATAGACCTCCAGCGCGTAGATCTGCGTCGTCGGATAGTTCCTGAGCGCGTCCAGACCGCGGGCGGCCGGCATTTCGTCGATGTACACTCTCGGGCTGACCACTTGGCCCCGTCGCCAGATGCAATGACTCGACAGCGCGCCGGGCGCCTGGGAGGGAAGGTTCCATCCCCCGAGACCTCGGGCCGGCTGCCATCCCGGCAGCGTCACGCCGCCCATGATCGGACAGGGACGCCGCTCCAGGCCGGTCTCCCGCCACAGGAACTCGAAGACATCGGGCTCCGGGCTGCGCAGCAGCCGTTCCTGGTCGTACGCCCGGGCCTGGTACGGAAGGGACTGCCGGCGCGTCCGAAGCCGTCTCACCATGGTGTCGATGTTGTCGGCCACCGCTGTGACGCCGTCGAGCAGGATCGGCCTGGGCTTGAGGTCGATCTCGATAACGGCCCCGGCTTCCGGCACCTCGACATCTGCCGCGATCTCCCAGTACCCGAACTGGGTTGCGACGACGGTCCGCGGGCCGGCGGGGACGCCCTCGATGCGGAACGCGCCATGCGCGTCGGTGAGCGCGCCGTAGTTCTCGTCCTCCAAGTACACCGCGGCTCCCGCGACCGGGGTTCCCATGACTTCGTCCAGGACAACACCCCGGAGGGTGACCAGTACCGGGGCCGGATCTTCCTCTTGCGCATGCAATCCCGATGCCGACAAGAGGCCGAGCGTCGCCAGCAGAATGGGGCGCGCAAAGGCGTCCCGCAGGCCCCCCGGCCAGCGATTCCGCCTTCGTCGGCAACGGTTTGGATCCATCTCGTCCTGCAACTCCATCGCGCGGGCCGCGCGTTCCGGGTGTCCGTTGGTTACGACGCGTCCACCATCTTCGTTCCCGCCACCCACTGATTCTCTCACACCTCTTCCAGCACCTCCGCGCGCACCCAGCCCACCTTGCCGTCGTCGAGCACCACCTCCAGCCACTCCTCGGAGCTGCGGTCCACGCGCACCCGGGTGCCTTCGTGGATGACGAAGAGCTGCAGGGCGGGATCGTCGGAGGGGGCGCTCTGCACGCCCACCTCGGCGGCGAGCACGACGCCATGGCGGGCCTGCCCCAACCCGGTTTCGCGGACGGCCAGGGTGGCGCCCAGCAGCAGAACCAGGATGCCCCCCGCGACCGCGGTGCGCCGCGGCCACGATGCCGCTCCCGGCCGCAGCACCAGCACCAGCACGGCCCCGGCCGCCATGAGGTAGCCCGCCGCCGTCAGTCCGATGAGGAGTGAGCGCGGGAACAGGTTCATCCACCACGACCCGACCCGGAAGAGCCAGAAGCGCGGCAGCGGCACGATCTCGTCCACGCCCAGCGAGCGGGCCAGCTCCAGGTTGGCGAGGATGTCGGCGTCGCTGGGGGCGAGGCGGCGGGCCCGCTCGTAGTAGAGGATGGCCCGGCCCAGCTCGTTCGCCTTGAAGTAGGCGTTGCCGATGTTGTAGTAGAGGCCCGGGCTCTCGAATCCTGCCTCGCGGATGCGCAGGTAGTTGTCGAGCGCGCCCTGGTAGTCTTCCTGCTGGTAGAGGCGGTTGCCCTCCTCGAAGAGTTCGTCCTGGGCGTGGAGCGGGGCGGGGGGGAGCGCCAGCGCCAGGAGGGCTGCCGTTAGAATCATCCGCGCGCTCATCGGGCGAGGTGCTCCGCCATGGCCGCCATCGCCGCCTCCACCCGACCGAGGAAGCGCGCGCGCTCCTCCGCCGACGCGGTCGGCGGGGCGAAGCGCTGCCGGTCGCACTCCTCCAGGCACTCCAGGTAGGGCTCGGCCGCCTCGGTGTCGACGCCCGGGACGGCCAGGCGGTCGCGCACCTCGTCCCGGATCATGCCGGCGGCGGCAATGTTGAGCTTGTCGGCCAGGAAGCCCTCGAGCGCGTGTCCGGCTTCGGCGTAGAAGGCGCGCACGTCCTCCCCGTCCACCAGCTTGCGCGCTTCCGCGAGGCGCTTCCGCGCCACCTTCGCCGCGCGCCGCGAGCGGGCGTACGCGACATCGCCGTGCAACCTGTCGCGGTGCCGGCGCAACCCCGC contains:
- a CDS encoding carbon-nitrogen hydrolase family protein — translated: MNTESLTVALITDVFPTRADEERLLDHLREAKARGAKLAVLPELPLNRWAPLSQIPSEADAEPPYGPRESAMAVAARATGLAVLGGAIVHNPATDRRHNTAVLFGADGEELLRYRKIHLPDEEGYWEAHHYDPGGELQAPADVGGFGIGVQVCSDANRPQGCNALAAMGADAILLPRATPAETYPRWRLVLRANAVTSCAYVISVNRPGTRSQGVIGGPSMVAGPSGEVLLETRDPVATITLEKSVLARARKEYPGYLDVRADVYARAWQVARKGRD
- a CDS encoding aldehyde dehydrogenase family protein — translated: MNPSTMTTPAPSAATSSRSARLLAALGLEDVNPGGFAGEWMGSGPELEVHTPVDGTRIATVRQVTEGEYDRIVERAHEAFLQWRTVPAPKRGEVVRQIGDRLRRHKSELGALVTLEMGKILTEGEGEVQEMIDICDFATGLSRQLYGLSMHSERPDHRMFEQWHPLGVVGVISAFNFPVAVWSWNAAIAAVCGDATLWKPSSQTPLTAIACTRIAGEVARENGYDPAIFSLVVGRGSTVGDRLLHDRRIPLVSATGSCRMGYRVAQVVGKRLGRTILELGGNNAIIVTPHANMDLVLPAILFGSVGTAGQRCTSTRRIIAHESIREELERRLVSAYGDVRIGDPRAASTLMGPVVNHQAVVDLESAARRVTEEGGEILCGGERLDGPDCPGGHYVTPCIARARNEFDIVQEETFAPILYILGYGSADASPAQAVEEVAEAIAQHNDVPQGLSSAIFTEHMREAELFLSHRGSDCGIANVNIGTSGAEIGGAFGGEKETGGGRESGSDSWKAYMRRQTNTVNWSPELPLAQGVRFG
- a CDS encoding creatininase family protein, which gives rise to MIRTLTSAALAVFVTASAAAAQRPNTVFLDELTWTEVRAAIGEGVTTIIVPTAGTEQNGPHMVLGKHKFIINHASDMIARELGNALVAPVIAYVPEGAIDGPDGPTGHMRYAGAITLPNEHFMKLLEYAARSLEVHGFTDIVFIGDSGGNQNGMRTVSEMLNEEWAAAGRQGRVHFVGDYYSGNGFRDWLMEEHGYDAATIGGHAGISDTSQLLYIAPEHIRQGELAPGGGFEGSGVSGDPTKASVEYGRMGVQLKVEAAVRQIRELTQGR
- a CDS encoding quinone oxidoreductase, which codes for MTTTMAIRIHELGGPEMMRWEQVPLPEPGPGEVLVRHEAVGLNFIDTYHRSGLYPVPSLPAVLGMEAAGVVETAGPPATDGPTFQPGDRVAYGSVLGGYCERRVMPAAQLVAIPDGVGYEAAAAAMLKGMTSWYLCRRTYRVRAGETVLIHAVGGGVGTILCQWCKALGATVIGTAGSAEKGRLARDHGCDHVILYKEEDFVERVREITGGEGVPVVFDGVGKATFDGSMECLALFGMMITFGNASGPVSPLNLLRLSARGITVARPSLKPYIERREDLEEASGELLGHIQAGRIGLTIGQRFPLSAAAEAHRALESRQTQGCTILVP
- a CDS encoding carboxypeptidase-like regulatory domain-containing protein produces the protein MHRSIPEGRRHRTCAGVATRPTHCLLLAMACLFLPAAIDAQEPESVPVRAPLHGVVYDALTGTAVPGAAVYLEHESYGVLADSLGTFRFEDVGVGFQVVAAIQFGYEEAGARIEVPEAGAFIEIELIPQPVLLDGVTAVVENITTMERRLRSRRRSAAYQTRAFDQERLLRSASSTALEFLERETRYYPVPCPAGAGVFGVGAQMSPNISSRCIIRRGRVISPRVFIDEIPAFGGLDELDTYPTAQIYTLEVYSSGAEVRAYTYNFMQRMAERPMALIPINLWP
- a CDS encoding carboxypeptidase regulatory-like domain-containing protein, whose translation is MRESVGGGNEDGGRVVTNGHPERAARAMELQDEMDPNRCRRRRNRWPGGLRDAFARPILLATLGLLSASGLHAQEEDPAPVLVTLRGVVLDEVMGTPVAGAAVYLEDENYGALTDAHGAFRIEGVPAGPRTVVATQFGYWEIAADVEVPEAGAVIEIDLKPRPILLDGVTAVADNIDTMVRRLRTRRQSLPYQARAYDQERLLRSPEPDVFEFLWRETGLERRPCPIMGGVTLPGWQPARGLGGWNLPSQAPGALSSHCIWRRGQVVSPRVYIDEMPAARGLDALRNYPTTQIYALEVYSQGAEIRAYTYNFMQRMAANPEALIALGPWP
- a CDS encoding tetratricopeptide repeat protein; the protein is MILTAALLALALPPAPLHAQDELFEEGNRLYQQEDYQGALDNYLRIREAGFESPGLYYNIGNAYFKANELGRAILYYERARRLAPSDADILANLELARSLGVDEIVPLPRFWLFRVGSWWMNLFPRSLLIGLTAAGYLMAAGAVLVLVLRPGAASWPRRTAVAGGILVLLLGATLAVRETGLGQARHGVVLAAEVGVQSAPSDDPALQLFVIHEGTRVRVDRSSEEWLEVVLDDGKVGWVRAEVLEEV